Genomic window (Aquimarina sp. BL5):
TGAAAATCAAATGCTTTCTAATCCAATGTATGTGCATAGCATCCCAAATAATAACGACAATCAAGATATTGTTAGTATGGGTACAAACGCTGCGAATATTACTAAAACGGTTATAGAAAATACATTCGAGGTTTTAGCAATAGAGTTAATGACTATTGTACAAGCATTAGAATATCTTGATTTTGGCGATAAGTTATCAAGCAGAACTCAGAAGCTGGTTGAAGATATCAAAAAAATAGTTCCCCCTTTTACTAAAGACTATATTACATATCCTTTTGTCCAAAAAGTTAAAGACTTTTTGAAAGAAAATGATGCATACTAAATATTTTAAATTAAGATTTAGTTGAAAGCTATATGAAATTATAGATGTTTACTTATGTTTAATTTTAAGCACTAAAAATAAACCTTAAATATAAATATGATGAAAAAAGCACTTTTAATTACACTAGCATTAGTATTTGGTTTACAAATAGTATTTTCTCAAGAACTTGCAAAGGCGCGAGAAGATGGGAAATTTGGGTACATTAATAAAAAAGCGGAGTTTGTAATTCAGCCAAAGTATAAAAAAGCAAATAGTTTTGCAGACGGCGTAGCATTAGTTTTGGATGGTGAAAAATGGGGATATATCAATCCCAATGGAGAATGGCTTCTAGAACCACAGTTTAGAAAAGCTGAAGATTTTAACAGTGGAGTAGCCATGGTTCTTAAAGGCGAAGAATGGATTTATATAGACAAACAAGGCAAGGAGTTATCTTATTCGAATGCTGAAAAACTATATCCTTTTAAAGATGGTGTGGCTTTTGTTAGAGAAGGTAAAATGGTTGGTTTAATGAATCCAAAAGGAGAAATTATTGTAAAACCTACTTATAAAATTATTAAAGGTTTTAGAGGTGGATATGCTAGATTTGCTAATCAATCAGGACTATGGGGAATTATTGATAATAAAGGAAACATTGTAATTAAACCGGAGTACACATTTGTTGGAAACTATGTTAATGGTGTTGTAAGAGCCAAAAAAGGAGAAGAAGTATTTGGTATTGCTTCCGCTAATTCTTTCAATAAAGTTGATGGGGCTACTAAGATTTGGGACTTTAAAGATGGTGGGAAGTATACGATTGCACGTAAAAACGATAAAATAGGATTTGTAGATAAAGAAGGTAAATGGGTTATAGAACCTCAGTTTATAGAGGCAAAAGCATTTAAAAATGGATATGCCTGTGTTTATGATGGTAACAAATGGGGCTTTATTGATACTAATGGTAAAGTGGTTGTTGATTATAAGTATGATGATGTTGATTATTTTGCTGCTAATGGGTTGGCTCCAGTTAAAATGGAAGATTGGGGGTTTGTAAATACAAAAGGAGAATTGGTGATAGAGACCAAGTATGGAATTACTGCTTTTTTAGGTAAAAGAGCTGTGAAAGGATTTATAAATGATTTAGCACGAGTGAAATAT
Coding sequences:
- a CDS encoding WG repeat-containing protein codes for the protein MKKALLITLALVFGLQIVFSQELAKAREDGKFGYINKKAEFVIQPKYKKANSFADGVALVLDGEKWGYINPNGEWLLEPQFRKAEDFNSGVAMVLKGEEWIYIDKQGKELSYSNAEKLYPFKDGVAFVREGKMVGLMNPKGEIIVKPTYKIIKGFRGGYARFANQSGLWGIIDNKGNIVIKPEYTFVGNYVNGVVRAKKGEEVFGIASANSFNKVDGATKIWDFKDGGKYTIARKNDKIGFVDKEGKWVIEPQFIEAKAFKNGYACVYDGNKWGFIDTNGKVVVDYKYDDVDYFAANGLAPVKMEDWGFVNTKGELVIETKYGITAFLGKRAVKGFINDLARVKYKKKWGFLKPDGKLLGDKWFKNLEPFIKIK